AAAACTGTTACGACAATGCTTGTATCGAATCCTTTCACGGTATTCTTAAACGCGAACTCGTTTATCAAACGAAGTATAAAACGAGAGATGATGCGAAGAAATCGCTCTTTGAGTACATCGAGTTCTTCTACAATTCTAAGCGGATCCATTCAACATTGGGTTACCTTACACCAAACGAATTTGAACGGATGTACGGAAATTCTGCAGCTTAATTTTACTTTTTTATAAAGGCCAGCAAGCGAAAGCGCGGTAGAAAAATCGGTATCTATTTTCTTGACATAGTATCATATTTAATAATCGAATTAATTGTCCACACGATTAGCAACTCGCTTTACTCTACTAAAACATAAAAAAAGCCAATACTCTGATTGTAACAAAGCATTGACTTTCTTGGTTTAATCGACCGATATAGTACCGGTGGTCAGGGTCGAACCAACACTCCTTTTGGAAACACGATTTTGAGTCGCATATTACAGGCAATAGGATAACAAAGGTTGTAGGAACAAGGGGTAGATCCAATTTTTTAACTTTTGCTTTTGCTCCTGCTTTTCAAAACACAAAGAAGGTCAAAAGGAAATGAACTTATCAACTACTTTTGACCTGGTATTAAAACTGTATATCACTTATATCGGTGTAATCAATTTCATTAGGTACTTGTTTTGCTTCCATTAACTCTTTTATAACTGAAAGTTTAAGAGTTACTTCTGCTGAATAATAATATTCATTACTACCTTCTTCAATCACTTGAAAGGAAACATTATGAATCATATATTTTGTATGTAAATATTTCTTAAAAAAGTTAATTAGACAAAACAAATCCGCAATGACCAAAAGAAAAGGAAATTTGCATATATTCCAATGATTTGATTGAATGTCTCTTCGACTTTAAATGCAATTTCTTTAAATGTTACATCTTGGATTGTTGATTTTGTATCTAGTTTTTTTCAATTCTATCTAATCCAGCTGTTATATTTTCAGGTTCATTTTGTTACAATCATTGTACGGATTCTTTAATAATCGTTAAGTCTTGTTTCATTTCTTGTTGCCCTTTTTCAAGGTTTTCTGATTTTGAGAGGATAATTTCAATTTTATCGTCCAATGGGAATCACCTCAAATATTATCATAGTACAAACGTATTATCCAAAATAGTTATTTCTTTTTGGATGGCGTATCATTGGATTTAAACGTTCCCTCAGAGGAGCCTGACACTATTGTCCCAGAATGTTCATATATTTTCCCTTGCTTTTTGGATTCTAAATTGGTATCATTTGGAATGAATGCAGTAGGACATAAGAAATTATTGGGAGATGAGAAAATGGACATTTTTACAATGATTAAATTGGATAAAAATGAAGTAGAAAACTTAATGAATATTGAGATTTTGGAATCAACCGAAAAGATTTCCGATGACTATGAAGAAGTATGTATC
This DNA window, taken from Bacillus sp. (in: firmicutes), encodes the following:
- a CDS encoding IS3 family transposase encodes the protein MTKELVISALKMAYKRQKPGKGVIHHSDRGVQYASSEYQKLLKKYNTRDCMSRNENCYDNACIESFHGILKRELVYQTKYKTRDDAKKSLFEYIEFFYNSKRIHSTLGYLTPNEFERMYGNSAA